Proteins encoded within one genomic window of Scheffersomyces stipitis CBS 6054 chromosome 3, complete sequence:
- a CDS encoding predicted protein, which yields MRKYFSMVNERVVKTAFLSVLLINVLYFVRVYSSEEIQLTRAALAHAASTVFSTDDQIEFPKDVPLEQITDSKQRVSYLLHEVDENKDGNYWLAHTNVKHSSLKIKPSDFLPSDSPNWSNRPELFFDPRFTLSIYLDELKHQLLSRNPKNEKSLDSVISMPFAWSDWVDLTMLNEELSKPVDERRDCEWLQSQVNKPTKRPFFCVNLKDATDEEIEETGISKESLPGFLVKTSPMNKAPHKQVMMQGKAHLYAYQQNPFTIIFLTKSGTYEAQIRDNRKRLVHTDMFENYLSRRGINPNHLEDYGNEIVLNPHDEFSSLLTTVAPRPLNWDDDIHKMNAITQQTEVNASRELHLNPESFNYKHEAVLKQLHDYQYRLDKLEEAFSNELRYSPEVFNEFSLDRHEFNHYSGLKTASETPIQEEPTYYKLATLLKKNGNVDAGWHYEWRFFNGALRFIKDDTWTMNQLEIREQIILDRLLRNWFRFAEQKGIISWIAHGPLLSWYWDGLMFPFDIDIDIQMPSAELNRLSKLYNMTLVVEDIDEGYGKYLIDCSTFIHHRDMAYKDNHIDARFIDVDTGTYIDITGVGKNNENPPPEYDSYIRSKNAKGESVELYMDRRKHWLNFEKISPLRYTSISGVPVYIPNDVMSMLNTEYSHGTSAFHFDGYYYVPCLRLWIQQDRVAKIFNENDFKVGDKIDRDKLLNLVVNMNDNDKARLLESDEELLMEYYLTHKHTGLHQLEKKFLLDAGLQHSIIDLHDNYDYHMLTSNFKMGKPLRKSLFDFEYFERFEHDEYEPAKGDEPPKKIIKPKVKSQSLAAGKLEPIKVVPKPDPIAELFKDQKPATPKEPEQPKVAEQPKVAEQPKEQPKEQSKEQPKGNEEQKVPPKEENKEQQV from the coding sequence ATGCGGAAGTATTTTTCCATGGTGAATGAACGAGTGGTCAAAACGGCCTTTTTGCTGGTGTTGCTCATCAACGTCTTGTACTTTGTTAGGGtgtattcttctgaagaaatccAGCTCACACGTGCTGCTCTTGCTCATGCTGCTTCTACAGTCTTTTCCACTGACGACCAGATCGAGTTCCCCAAGGACGTTCCGTTGGAACAGATTACAGATTCCAAGCAGAGAGTCTCGTATCTTTTGCACGAAGTAGACGAGAACAAAGATGGCAATTACTGGTTGGCCCATACGAACGTGAAACACTCGagtttgaaaatcaagCCCAGCGACTTTTTGCCATCTGATTCTCCTAATTGGCTGAATCGCCCCGAGCTTTTCTTTGATCCCAGGTTCACCCTTTCAATCTACTTAGATGAGTTAAAGCACCAGTTGTTGAGTAGAAACCCCAAAAATGAGAAGTCTCTCGACTCTGTGATCCTGATGCCATTTGCATGGTCGGACTGGGTCGATTTGACAATGCTTAACGAAGAGTTGTCGAAACCTGTTGATGAACGCAGAGACTGTGAATGGCTTCAATCTCAAGTAAATAAGCCTACAAAGAGACCATTTTTCTGTGTAAACCTTAAGGATGCCACggatgaagaaatcgaagaaacAGGCATTTCCAAAGAGAGCTTACCTGGTTTCTTGGTAAAGACTTCGCCCATGAACAAAGCTCCTCATAAACAGGTTATGATGCAAGGAAAGGCACACTTGTATGCCTATCAACAGAACCCATTCACCATTATTTTCTTAACCAAAAGTGGTACATATGAGGCCCAAATTAGGGACAATCGTAAGAGACTTGTACACACGGACATGTTCGAAAACTATTTGAGCAGAAGAGGAATCAATCCAAATCATTTGGAAGACTACGGCAATGAAATTGTATTGAATCCCCATGATGAATTCTCAAGTTTGTTGACCACTGTTGCTCCTAGACCTTTGAACTGGGATGACGATATTCACAAGATGAATGCCATCACACAGCAAACGGAAGTCAATGCTTCTCGTGAATTGCATTTGAATCCCGAATCGTTCAACTACAAGCACGAGGCTGTGCTCAAGCAGTTGCACGATTACCAGTATCGTTTAGACaagcttgaagaagcatTTTCCAACGAGTTACGTTACAGCCCTGAAGTTTTCAACGAGTTTTCGCTTGATCGTCATGAGTTCAACCACTACTCTGGTCTTAAAACTGCATCGGAAACTCCAATTCAAGAGGAGCCAACATACTATAAGTTAGCTACTTTGCTCAAGAAGAACGGTAATGTAGATGCCGGCTGGCACTATGAATGGAGATTCTTCAACGGTGCCTTAAGATTTATCAAAGACGATACTTGGACCATGAACCAGTTGGAAATCAGAGAACAAATCATCTTAGATAGATTGTTGCGTAACTGGTTCAGATTTGCAGAACAAAAGGGCATCATCTCGTGGATAGCCCACGGACCTCTCTTATCATGGTATTGGGACGGTCTCATGTTCCCATTCGACATCGACATCGATATTCAGATGCCTTCAGCTGAATTGAACAGATTATCCAAGCTCTATAACATGACGCTTGTAGTCGAAGACATCGATGAGGGCTATGGTAAATACTTGATAGACTGTTCTACCTTCATTCACCACCGTGACATGGCATACAAGGATAACCACATCGATGCTCGTTTTATAGATGTTGACACGGGTACTTATATCGACATCACTGGTGTGGGTAAGAACAACGAGAACCCTCCTCCGGAGTACGACAGCTATATCAGAAGCAAGAATGCTAAAGGAGAATCTGTAGAGTTGTACATggacagaagaaagcacTGGTTGAACTTTGAGAAGATCAGCCCCCTCAGATACACACTGATCAGTGGGGTTCCAGTGTATATTCCAAATGATGTGATGTCCATGCTCAACACTGAGTATTCCCATGGTACTTCGGCTTTCCACTTTGATGGCTACTACTATGTTCCATGTCTTAGATTATGGATTCAACAAGACAGAGTAgccaagatcttcaacGAAAATGACTTCAAGGTCGGCGACAAAATCGACAGAGACAAGCTTCTTAACTTGGTGGTAAATATGAACGATAATGACAAAGCCAGACTACTTGAAAGCGACGAAGAGTTACTCATGGAGTATTACTTGACTCATAAGCACACTGGCTTGCACCAattagagaagaagtttctcttGGATGCTGGTTTGCAGCATTCCATTATAGATTTACACGATAACTATGATTACCATATGTTGACGTCCAACTTTAAGATGGGCAAGCCGTTGAGAAAGTCTTTGTTTGATTTCGAGTACTTTGAGAGATTTGAACACGATGAGTACGAACCAGCAAAGGGAGATGAGCCTCCTAAAAAAATCATTAAGCCAAAGGTCAAATCACAGAGTTTGGCTGCTGGTAAGTTGGAGCCTATAAAGGTTGTTCCTAAGCCAGATCCTATAGCTGAACTCTTTAAGGATCAAAAGCCGGCAACTCCAAAGGAACCCGAACAACCAAAGGTAGCTGAACAACCAAAGGTAGCTGAACAACCAAAGGAACAACCAAAGGAGCAATCAAAGGAACAGCCAAAGGGtaatgaagaacaaaaggTACCGcctaaagaagaaaataaagaaCAACAGGTATAA
- a CDS encoding predicted protein, whose amino-acid sequence NSDVPIDWSGSFHGLGSSPFAREIADILLAPIADEDIEIKPDGLLYLPEIKYRRILNRAFGPGGWGLAPRTESFVTSKQISREYALICHGRLVSVARGEQDYFGGEEKITTALEGCKSNALMRCCKDLGIASELWDPSFIRAWKKKYCDEVFAEHVTTKKKKKLWKLKKNKTLDYPYKIA is encoded by the coding sequence AATTCTGATGTCCCAATTGACTGGTCTGGCTCATTTCACGGATTGGGTTCCAGCCCGTTTGCTCGTGAAATAGCCGATATTTTGTTGGCCCCCATAGCTGACGAGGACATCGAGATTAAACCGGACGGGTTATTGTATTTGCCAGAAATTAAGTATAGAAGGATTCTCAACCGTGCATTTGGACCCGGAGGATGGGGTCTAGCCCCAAGAACGGAGTCGTTTGTAACTTCTAAACAAATTAGTAGAGAGTATGCACTTATCTGTCACGGACGACTTGTTAGTGTAGCCCGCGGAGAACAAGACTATTTCGgtggagaagagaaaatcACTACTGCTTTGGAGGGGTGCAAGTCAAATGCCTTGATGAGATGTTGTAAGGACTTAGGCATAGCCAGTGAGTTGTGGGATCCCAGTTTCATCAGAGcatggaagaagaaatattGTGATGAGGTGTTTGCTGAGCATGTGActaccaagaagaagaagaagttgtggaagttaaagaagaacaagacgTTGGACTATCCGTATAAGATTGCTTGA
- a CDS encoding predicted protein, with protein sequence MSESESESGARVYADSTNHFPTPFVNWANASAYPAWKPVDTKKETLQIFKFGFYTTVGAYAWLYLWKRTTFKVELPLTAVGFATVATAAKGIITNLREKNDGWNTFWAVGTGNLAVLTVGFKSMPPKHKVLTGIAGASITALVDHAYWAQSPSSAGQNVKFEAANTDKDFEKQQFWDVWKRRPLSQTVDGLGAGRGIFKP encoded by the coding sequence ATGTCTGAGTCCGAGTCCGAGTCTGGAGCCCGCGTCTATGCGGATTCCACCAACCATTTCCCCACGCCTTTTGTCAACTGGGCCAATGCCTCGGCCTACCCTGCCTGGAAGCCAGTAGacaccaagaaggaaacgTTACagatcttcaaatttggcTTCTACACCACCGTTGGAGCGTACGCCTGGTTGTACTTGTGGAAGAGAACAACCTTCAAGGTTGAATTGCCACTCACTGCTGTTGGCTTTGCCACTGTAGCTACTGCCGCTAAAGGTATCATCACTAACTTGAGAGAGAAGAATGATGGCTGGAATACATTTTGGGCTGTAGGAACCGGTAACTTGGCTGTGTTAACTGTAGGATTCAAGTCGATGCCACCAAAGCACAAGGTGTTGACTGGAATTGCCGGTGCCTCTATCACCGCCCTCGTCGACCACGCCTACTGGGCTCAGTCTCCATCTTCAGCTGGCCAGAATGTCAAGTTTGAAGCAGCCAACACCGACAAGGACTTTGAAAAGCAGCAGTTCTGGGATGTATGGAAGAGAAGACCTTTGTCTCAGACCGTGGACGGCTTGGGTGCTGGCCGTGGTATCTTCAAGCCATAA
- a CDS encoding predicted protein (go_component mitochondrial outer membrane translocase complex~go_process protein targeting; intracellular protein transport) has product MNKTFTISAVAATALVGYAVWFDYQRRHSADFRKNLKKKAVSQKKKSEKAEAETKKNKIELLKKALTEDLAANPVPTDLSEKESFFMQQVALGEQLATKEETKIDAAICFYKALAVYPNPTDILGIYQRSVPEDVYELVVMMVAFKPPQSVANIVGDAPDTKPREDDLD; this is encoded by the coding sequence ATGAACAAGACCTTCACCATTTCGGCCGTGGCTGCTACCGCGCTTGTAGGCTATGCTGTGTGGTTCGACTACCAACGCCGACACTCGGCTGACTTCAGAAAGAAcctcaagaagaaagcagtctcccagaaaaagaagtcgGAAAAAGCCGAGGctgaaacaaagaaaaacaaGATAGAATTGCTCAAGAAAGCCTTGACCGAAGACTTGGCTGCCAATCCAGTTCCTACCGACTTGAGTGAAAAGGAGTCTTTCTTCATGCAGCAGGTGGCTTTAGGTGAACAGTTGGCTACTAAGGAAGAAACCAAGATCGACGCTGCCATCTGCTTCTACAAGGCTTTGGCTGTCTACCCCAACCCAACCGACATCTTGGGAATCTACCAGAGATCGGTTCCTGAAGATGTTTACGAACTTGTGGTCATGATGGTGGCTTTCAAGCCTCCTCAGTCTGTAGCTAACATCGTAGGAGATGCCCCAGACACCAAGCCTAGAGAGGATGATTTAGATTAG